In Synergistaceae bacterium, the following proteins share a genomic window:
- a CDS encoding YigZ family protein, whose protein sequence is MSTEPQAQREDRDVFWEPARVTTAEVKIKRSLFIGRLFPCRSVEDVRTFLTCTETEHKNAAHHCWAYLLDSRGKTKYFSDDGEPAGTAGKPILSAIERCGMVNLLIVVTRYFGGIKLGVRGLIEAYGQAASNALERAERVRRVRSRKLAICLPYAIIKDITYLLEVYGLTGVPRWNYGSEVEVIARVKESAMLQITAIFDELQARKRIHSWKWLEEGFSYNEQHNPHIMDSSP, encoded by the coding sequence TTGTCGACGGAACCTCAAGCGCAAAGAGAAGACAGAGATGTTTTTTGGGAACCGGCAAGAGTTACGACGGCGGAAGTCAAGATCAAAAGATCTCTTTTTATCGGGCGTCTTTTTCCTTGCAGAAGCGTCGAGGATGTTCGAACGTTCTTGACGTGTACGGAAACCGAGCACAAGAACGCGGCGCATCATTGTTGGGCGTATCTCTTGGATTCCCGGGGCAAAACAAAATATTTCTCCGACGACGGAGAACCCGCGGGGACTGCTGGAAAACCAATTCTTTCGGCCATAGAGCGATGCGGCATGGTCAACTTGCTGATAGTGGTAACGCGTTACTTCGGAGGGATCAAGCTGGGTGTTCGAGGATTAATCGAGGCTTATGGGCAGGCTGCTTCGAATGCGTTAGAGCGGGCCGAGCGGGTGAGACGGGTTCGCTCACGAAAGTTGGCGATTTGCCTCCCATACGCTATAATAAAAGATATAACGTATTTATTAGAAGTTTATGGACTGACCGGCGTTCCAAGGTGGAATTACGGCTCGGAGGTAGAGGTTATCGCCAGAGTGAAAGAGTCTGCTATGTTACAAATAACGGCTATATTCGATGAACTTCAGGCGAGAAAACGTATTCATAGCTGGAAATGGCTGGAAGAAGGTTTCTCTTATAATGAGCAACATAATCCACATATTATGGATTCATCGCCTTAA
- a CDS encoding ABC transporter substrate-binding protein, giving the protein MKWVTEWLGKSVLVGVIFGVAASCAFAAEPIKIGYLATLTGEGATWGQHERDAATLAVKELNEKGGLLGQPVALVCYDIKGKPEDAVNAIRRLIFDDKVVAIGGSNYSGIQLAVAPIADKEQIPVISSSATNPTVTVNPDTGKVRPYMFRITYTDPYQGMIIADYLIKKCGAKKLAIIGDIGDAYSEGLTEFVKARADELQVENRFWAYRGGDVDFRAQLTEAKAWGAEAVALTMLYKEMGLVIKQAAELDWKPFFMGGDGYSPNIFEIAGNAMEGTFWVYPMSENDPKLAGLIEKFEKEYRRKPTEILNTTFGYDILQMIFHAIETAGKAEGPAIRDAIENTQNFDVTHFSWTVDKETHNPLNKPGAILQVKDGVLLYLETWDPQAAF; this is encoded by the coding sequence ATGAAATGGGTAACGGAATGGTTAGGTAAAAGCGTATTAGTGGGGGTCATTTTTGGGGTAGCGGCAAGTTGCGCGTTTGCCGCCGAACCGATCAAGATTGGTTATCTCGCGACTTTGACGGGGGAGGGGGCAACCTGGGGGCAACATGAACGCGACGCCGCGACCCTGGCGGTCAAGGAACTCAACGAAAAGGGCGGGCTTTTGGGACAACCGGTAGCGCTGGTCTGTTATGACATCAAGGGCAAGCCTGAGGACGCGGTGAACGCCATTCGTAGGTTAATTTTCGACGATAAAGTCGTCGCCATCGGGGGTAGTAACTACAGCGGGATTCAACTTGCCGTGGCGCCCATCGCCGACAAGGAACAGATTCCTGTGATTTCCAGTTCCGCAACGAACCCTACAGTGACGGTGAACCCGGATACGGGGAAGGTACGACCTTATATGTTCCGCATCACCTACACCGACCCCTATCAGGGGATGATTATCGCCGATTATTTGATCAAGAAATGCGGCGCGAAAAAGCTAGCTATCATTGGGGATATCGGAGACGCCTACTCAGAGGGACTGACGGAGTTTGTCAAAGCCCGGGCGGACGAGTTGCAGGTGGAAAATAGGTTCTGGGCCTACAGAGGCGGAGACGTAGATTTCCGGGCGCAGTTGACTGAGGCCAAGGCATGGGGAGCGGAAGCAGTGGCTTTGACGATGCTCTACAAAGAGATGGGGCTCGTGATCAAGCAGGCCGCCGAGCTAGACTGGAAGCCTTTCTTTATGGGAGGAGACGGTTACAGCCCCAATATCTTTGAAATCGCGGGGAACGCTATGGAAGGGACCTTCTGGGTCTACCCAATGAGCGAAAACGATCCCAAACTCGCGGGGTTGATCGAGAAATTCGAAAAAGAATACAGAAGAAAACCCACGGAGATTCTGAATACAACTTTCGGATACGACATTCTGCAAATGATTTTCCACGCCATCGAGACGGCGGGTAAGGCCGAGGGCCCGGCTATCCGGGATGCTATCGAAAACACGCAGAACTTTGACGTAACTCACTTTTCTTGGACGGTGGACAAAGAGACCCACAATCCACTGAACAAGCCGGGCGCCATTCTTCAGGTCAAAGACGGCGTGTTGCTCTACCTTGAAACCTGGGATCCTCAGGCGGCATTTTAG
- a CDS encoding HIT domain-containing protein, which yields MNHLFATWRMDYIMAPKHEGCIFCDFPAEHRDEERYILHRGAACFVILNLYPYNPGHLMVVPYRHTNLYESLMDNEHDDMNRLTARAVQVLKRVMLPEGFNIGMNLGKTAGAGMVGHLHLHVVPRWDGDNNFMAVTADTRVVPEALNRTYQKLKESWEQ from the coding sequence ATGAATCATCTTTTTGCGACCTGGCGAATGGATTATATTATGGCGCCGAAGCATGAGGGGTGTATTTTTTGTGATTTCCCAGCCGAGCACCGTGACGAGGAGCGCTATATTCTCCATCGAGGCGCGGCGTGTTTTGTCATTTTAAATCTCTATCCTTATAACCCAGGGCACTTGATGGTGGTGCCCTATCGTCATACGAACCTTTACGAATCTTTAATGGACAACGAACACGACGACATGAACCGTTTGACTGCCCGTGCCGTTCAGGTGTTGAAGCGAGTTATGCTTCCGGAGGGGTTTAATATAGGAATGAATTTGGGAAAAACGGCAGGCGCGGGAATGGTGGGCCACCTACACCTGCACGTGGTTCCCCGATGGGATGGAGACAACAACTTTATGGCGGTAACAGCGGACACAAGAGTGGTTCCGGAGGCTTTGAACAGGACCTATCAGAAACTGAAAGAGTCTTGGGAACAGTAG
- a CDS encoding response regulator yields the protein MFKNLNLKNQIFSLVTAVVVVSFLAVTLIVSDRSVKLAKKDAFSLAEEMAKKYKNEIKAELQGARVTSETLATVFETMKDHNLTDRDMMNDILRNALAQKEYITAFCIAYDPNMLDGRDERYAGQKPAYDETGRYSPYWNKLGGNIEVEPLYDIDIADWYIVPKETKREYITDPYPYQIQGHFVMLASLIFPILHKGDFIGIIASDIVLDKLQEMVSKVNTYEGGEFTQIFSNAGVIVAHPNTQYLAQDLTKTLLYDMLTYNAYNSTPNNAPKVVETIRHAKAYVEKTPAPDPMDEAKTEEYGNLLKFIDNLEVYAANPGQTELDMSLLSPQMAGEMLQVDPSRQQYAMEAKNAIKNGEMYISSSKDFYTIYMPIQFSEITKPWSVVVSIPMVDVLKAANGVRNYTLGVSAVSICLIAFLLYLIARSVTKPILVLANTAKTIGEGNFDVEVPSGQGSDEIDVLSRAFKVMAEKIDDLVKKLQNYARELEEKNDKLNRLNEQLVIAKDQAEESSRAKSEFLSNMSHEIRTPLNAIIGMMSIGKSASDAEKKDYSFEKIENASHHLLGVVNDILDMSKIEANKLELSVVDFDFEKMLQRIVNVINFRVDEKHQTLRVNIGKDIPNRLLGDDQRLTQVITNLLSNAVKFTPENGSIRLDARFLGEEGGLCAIQFDVTDTGIGISEEQQARLFNAFQQADSGTSRKFGGTGLGLTISKRIVELMGGQIQIKSELGKGATFTFTIQAARGKAARQALLTGGVNWNNVRILVVDDDSEVREYFKEMEQRLGIICDVASSGEAAAVLLEQNNFHDIYFIDWKMPGMNGIELTKKIKERQAGYSVVTMISSTEWSLIADEAKSAGVDRFLTKPLFSSDIVDCVNECLGSGDIFSEDARSEATDKSMDVFTGRHVLLAEDVEINREIVLALLEPTEVEIDCAENGVDALRMFSENPERYDIIFMDLQMPEMDGLEATRRIRESDRPKAKTIPIIAMTANVFREDIEKCIEAGMNDHVGKPLDLDDVLEKLSTYLAVGVAAQ from the coding sequence ATGTTTAAGAACTTGAATTTGAAAAATCAAATATTTTCCTTGGTCACTGCTGTCGTCGTTGTCTCTTTTTTAGCGGTTACCTTGATCGTCTCCGATAGAAGCGTCAAATTGGCGAAAAAAGACGCCTTCAGCTTGGCTGAGGAAATGGCGAAAAAATACAAAAACGAGATCAAGGCGGAACTGCAAGGCGCGCGAGTGACTTCGGAGACCTTGGCGACCGTGTTCGAGACTATGAAAGACCACAACCTCACCGACCGGGATATGATGAACGATATCCTGAGAAATGCCCTTGCCCAAAAGGAGTACATCACTGCCTTTTGCATCGCTTACGACCCAAATATGTTGGATGGGCGGGACGAACGGTACGCCGGGCAAAAACCGGCATACGACGAGACGGGAAGATACTCACCCTACTGGAACAAACTTGGAGGCAACATTGAGGTCGAGCCCTTATACGACATTGATATCGCCGATTGGTACATCGTTCCCAAAGAAACGAAACGAGAATACATCACCGATCCTTACCCGTATCAGATACAGGGCCACTTTGTCATGCTGGCCAGCTTGATTTTCCCTATCCTTCATAAAGGTGATTTTATCGGCATCATCGCCTCCGACATCGTTCTCGACAAGCTCCAGGAGATGGTGTCGAAGGTGAATACCTACGAAGGAGGCGAATTTACGCAGATTTTTTCGAACGCCGGTGTCATCGTGGCGCACCCCAACACGCAATATCTCGCCCAGGATCTAACGAAAACGCTGCTGTACGATATGCTAACGTACAACGCTTATAACAGTACTCCCAATAACGCTCCCAAGGTCGTCGAAACAATACGTCACGCGAAAGCCTACGTGGAAAAAACCCCCGCTCCAGACCCGATGGATGAGGCCAAGACCGAGGAATACGGCAATCTTCTCAAATTCATTGACAATCTGGAGGTCTACGCGGCGAATCCCGGTCAAACCGAGCTGGATATGTCGCTCCTTTCGCCCCAAATGGCCGGAGAAATGCTTCAGGTGGATCCAAGCAGACAGCAATACGCGATGGAAGCGAAAAACGCCATCAAAAACGGCGAAATGTACATATCGAGCAGCAAGGATTTTTATACAATATACATGCCGATTCAGTTCAGCGAAATCACGAAGCCTTGGTCGGTCGTGGTGAGTATCCCCATGGTCGATGTCCTTAAAGCCGCCAATGGCGTCCGAAATTACACTTTAGGCGTATCTGCCGTTTCGATCTGCCTGATCGCTTTCCTTTTATACTTGATCGCGAGAAGTGTCACGAAGCCGATCCTGGTGCTGGCCAATACCGCCAAAACTATAGGAGAGGGAAATTTCGACGTCGAAGTGCCATCGGGCCAGGGTAGTGATGAAATCGACGTTTTATCCAGAGCGTTCAAGGTCATGGCCGAAAAGATCGACGACCTCGTCAAAAAATTGCAGAACTACGCCAGAGAACTGGAGGAAAAGAACGACAAACTGAACCGTTTAAACGAACAGCTCGTCATCGCGAAGGACCAGGCGGAGGAGTCGAGTCGGGCTAAGAGCGAGTTCTTATCCAATATGAGCCATGAAATACGCACACCCCTCAACGCCATCATCGGTATGATGTCTATCGGCAAATCGGCATCCGACGCGGAAAAAAAGGACTACTCTTTTGAGAAAATCGAAAACGCCTCCCACCATCTGCTAGGTGTCGTCAACGACATTTTGGACATGTCGAAGATCGAGGCCAACAAACTGGAACTCTCGGTTGTGGACTTCGACTTTGAAAAAATGCTTCAGAGGATTGTCAACGTCATCAACTTCCGGGTGGATGAAAAACATCAAACTCTCCGCGTGAACATCGGCAAAGACATCCCCAACAGGCTGCTGGGAGACGATCAGCGGCTGACGCAGGTCATCACAAACCTTCTTTCCAACGCCGTGAAGTTCACACCGGAAAACGGCTCTATCCGTTTAGACGCGCGTTTTCTTGGAGAGGAAGGCGGTCTGTGCGCCATTCAATTTGATGTGACCGACACTGGAATAGGCATTAGCGAGGAACAACAGGCACGGCTGTTCAACGCCTTCCAGCAGGCAGACAGCGGTACCTCCCGCAAATTCGGTGGGACAGGACTCGGCCTGACCATATCAAAAAGGATTGTCGAGTTGATGGGAGGGCAGATCCAGATCAAGTCAGAGCTGGGGAAGGGCGCGACTTTCACCTTCACGATACAGGCCGCGCGGGGCAAAGCGGCGCGTCAGGCTTTGCTGACCGGGGGCGTAAATTGGAACAACGTCCGTATACTGGTGGTGGATGACGATTCCGAGGTTCGCGAGTACTTTAAAGAGATGGAACAGAGGCTTGGGATTATTTGCGATGTGGCTTCCAGCGGAGAAGCCGCCGCTGTGCTGCTCGAACAAAATAACTTTCACGATATCTATTTCATCGATTGGAAAATGCCTGGAATGAACGGCATTGAGCTGACAAAGAAAATCAAGGAGCGGCAGGCCGGTTATTCGGTCGTCACGATGATTTCTTCCACAGAATGGAGTTTGATCGCCGATGAAGCGAAGTCAGCCGGCGTCGACCGGTTTTTGACGAAGCCGTTGTTTTCGTCCGACATTGTCGATTGTGTCAACGAGTGTCTCGGTAGCGGTGATATCTTCTCCGAGGACGCGCGGTCCGAGGCGACGGACAAGTCGATGGACGTATTCACGGGGCGTCACGTGCTGCTCGCCGAGGACGTGGAGATCAATCGAGAGATCGTGTTGGCTCTGCTGGAGCCGACGGAAGTGGAAATCGACTGCGCGGAGAATGGCGTGGACGCTCTACGTATGTTCAGCGAAAACCCGGAGCGCTACGATATTATTTTCATGGATCTGCAAATGCCGGAGATGGACGGGCTGGAAGCGACTCGCCGCATCCGGGAGTCGGATCGTCCAAAAGCGAAAACGATCCCTATCATCGCTATGACCGCCAACGTCTTCCGGGAGGACATCGAAAAATGTATCGAGGCGGGGATGAACGACCATGTGGGCAAACCTCTGGACTTGGACGATGTGCTGGAGAAGCTGTCTACCTATTTGGCGGTAGGCGTCGCGGCGCAGTAG